One part of the Mycobacterium marinum genome encodes these proteins:
- the ag85B gene encoding diacylglycerol acyltransferase/mycolyltransferase Ag85B, with translation MTDVSGKIRTWGRRLLIGAAAAITLPGLVGLAGGAPAAKAFSRPGLPVEYLQVPSAAMGRSIKVQFQSGGDNSPAVYLLDGLRAQDDYNGWDINTPAFEWYYQSGLSVIMPVGGQSSFYANWYQPACGKSGCSTYKWETFLTSELPEWLSANRSVKPTGSAAIGISMSGSSAMILAVYHPQQFVYAGSLSALLDPSQGMGPSLIGLAMGDAGGYKAGDMWGPSSDPAWQRNDPTIQIPALVSNNTRLWVYCGNGTPSELGGANLPAEFLENFVRSSNLKFQDAYNAAGGHNAVFNFNDNGTHSWEYWGAQLNAMKGDLQASLGAA, from the coding sequence ATGACAGACGTGAGCGGGAAAATCCGAACCTGGGGACGGCGGCTGCTAATCGGCGCGGCTGCCGCGATAACCCTTCCTGGCCTGGTCGGACTCGCCGGCGGCGCGCCGGCTGCGAAAGCTTTTTCGCGTCCGGGCCTGCCCGTCGAGTACCTGCAGGTGCCATCCGCGGCGATGGGGCGCAGCATCAAGGTCCAGTTCCAAAGCGGCGGGGACAACTCGCCTGCGGTCTACCTGCTCGATGGCCTGCGCGCCCAAGACGACTACAACGGCTGGGACATCAACACCCCGGCGTTCGAGTGGTACTACCAGTCAGGCCTGTCCGTCATCATGCCGGTAGGCGGCCAGTCCAGCTTCTATGCGAACTGGTACCAGCCCGCCTGCGGCAAATCCGGCTGCTCGACCTACAAGTGGGAGACGTTCCTAACCAGCGAACTCCCCGAATGGCTGTCGGCCAATCGCAGCGTCAAGCCCACCGGTAGCGCCGCGATCGGCATCTCGATGTCCGGCTCTTCGGCGATGATCTTGGCGGTGTACCACCCCCAGCAGTTCGTGTACGCCGGTTCGCTGTCGGCGCTGCTGGATCCGTCCCAAGGGATGGGACCGTCCTTGATCGGCTTGGCAATGGGTGACGCCGGCGGCTACAAGGCTGGCGACATGTGGGGGCCGTCCAGCGATCCCGCCTGGCAGCGCAACGACCCGACGATCCAGATCCCTGCCTTGGTCTCCAACAACACCCGCCTGTGGGTTTACTGCGGCAACGGCACCCCCTCCGAACTGGGCGGCGCGAACCTGCCCGCCGAGTTCCTGGAGAACTTCGTGCGCAGCAGCAACCTGAAGTTCCAGGACGCCTACAACGCGGCCGGTGGCCACAACGCGGTGTTCAACTTCAACGACAACGGAACGCACAGCTGGGAGTACTGGGGCGCACAGCTCAACGCTATGAAGGGCGACTTGCAGGCCAGCCTCGGCGCCGCCTGA